A stretch of DNA from Oryza brachyantha chromosome 4, ObraRS2, whole genome shotgun sequence:
caaagcgaatgtggttgcagatgccttgagccggaagaattactgcaacgctgcgatgtcaacagaagtttgtgagcagttgcaacaggagtttgaacgactaaatttgggtttagtcgaagaaggttttgtggcagccctagaagtgcagcccactttggtggatcaagtacgccaatcccaagcaaatgacccggagatagccgaactaaagaaaaatatgcgagttggtaaggctcgagatttttcagaagatgaacatggaacaatctggatgggaaacaggttgtgcgtaccagataacaaggagttgaaggagttgatactccaagaagctcatcaaacccagtactctattcaccctgggagtactaagatgtatcaggacctcaaagaaaagttttggtgggttagtatgaagagagagattgcagaatacgtcgccttgtgcgatgtttgtcaacgagtcaaagcagaacaccaaaggccagcaggactattgcaacctctccagattccagaatggaaatgggaagaaatcgggatggatttcatcactggtttaccaagaactgccgctggtcatgactcgatttgggtaattgttgatcgattgacaaaggtcgctcatttcataccagttcacactacctactcagggaaaaggttagccgagatttacttggctaggatcatgtgtttacatggagtaccgaagaagatcgtttctgaccgtgggagtcagtttacttcaaagttttggcagaagctacaggaagaattgggaacccgactgaacttcagtacagcttatcatccccagacagatggtcagacagagagggtaaaccagattcttgaagatatgctcagagcttgcgctctcgactttggtggaacgtgggataagaatctaccgtatgcagagttctcatataacaacagttatcaagccagtctgcagatggcaccttttgaagcattgtatgggcgaaagtgtcgtacacccctcttctgggatcaaacaggagaacgtcaagtttttgggactgaagttttaagccaagcggaagaaaaggtcagaataatccgtgaaaggttgaaaacggcccaaaccagacagaagagttatgcggataatcgtcgaagggacttagccttcgaagcaggagactatgtgtacctccgcgtcacacctttgcgaggagtgcaccggtttcagaccaaaggaaaattggcaccacgtttcgtgggaccataccggatagtggaacgcaggggagaggttgcgtatcagttggaactccccgctaacatggccggaatccatgacgtgttccatgtgtcgcagctcaagaagtgtctccgtgtgcctgaggaacagaccaactccgagcacatcgatctacaggaagatctaacttatgtggagaagccagcacggattctagaaactagtgaaaggaagactcggaaccgtgtgatcagattctgcagagttcagtggagtcaccacccagaagaagaagcaacatgggaaagagaagatgagctcaaggccgcccatccgcacctcttcgccagtgcctccgaatctcggggtcgagattccgtttaaggggggtaggtttgtcacacccggagtttcgtcctaagcctaaatcgtaaaaaaaaatccgtaaataacaattggcttaattaactcaggaaaaatccctctaaaaggaattaactcaattaaatcgtggctcgcaaatcgactaacaggatttaaattcaaattgcagaagtataaaattcggccaaacaaattaatttaaaactcggcaaaagtggggttttcctttttctctcctttttcctttctttttcccttccttctcaaattgggccaaagtccaattttcctccctctctttttcctttttctttttctttttcttttccttcccgggccggcccagccgagccggcctccttccgcccgccgcgcgcgcccccgcctgggccgcggcttcggcccagctcgccgcgtcgcccgcgccgcgagtccgcgccgcctccctcctctctcccgcgccactgacaggtggggcccacctgtcagtgactgcttcgccgctcgcccgcgccgcgtccgagccgaactccgcgccgccgccgcaaccgccgccgccgcatccgccgccgccgagaccgcgtcgtcgccgactcggtctccaacctccgcccgccctagccggtcgccgccaccctataaatcccctccgccgccgcgccgtcgctcgctttccatcgtcgctcgagtcgccgccgcgctgccgccgttcgccgccaccgcgcaatctcgtcgcccgtcgccggtcgtcgccgctctgttgcgtcaccacctccgtccctctgtcgccgacttgttgccgccctcgccgtcaccagggagcctcctcggcgccgcgcgttccctcgtcgcccggccgccgccgcgtctcgcccgtcgctgccgccgatcgatctccaccaccaccaccgatctcccgcacccgcccgcatcgccaccttcgcctcggtctcgccgacccgtccgcaccctcgctgccgccggtgagcctccgcacccacctcccctctttctccccctttccggccgaccgccgccgagtcgcgtgccgtcgccggacgaggccgaagcccgccgctcccgtcggtcaccgtggtcgtcgtcgcctccgcgtcgccgacgtctggccgccgtctcttgcgcccacgtgtgccgcgctgccgccgctcgccagtcgccgtcgccgctgttctgccgggttgcgcccgtgcgtcgccgccccggtcgtcgtcgccgtcgcgccgtcgccgctcgccggtcgtcgccgtcgcgccgtcgcgtcgccgtcgccgtgcgccgccgccgccgcgtcgcccgccgctcccgctggtcgccgccgtccgccgagccgcgcgttcggtccccagctctctgttccctctcgctgacgagtgggtcccacccgtcagtcgctcctcgcgcccgcctcctctctcctcccgtgggtcccgcgtgtcagtctctgtttccctctctctctcaccgacaggtggtccccacctgtcagccgtcagtaccctctctcctcgctgacgtcagcagccccattaattgcgcaataattgatttaggacttttctgtttagttaaaaaacccagaaaacttctaaaattcataagtaattcatctagtctccgtttaggtccattcaaatttcattaaattcataaaaatatcaagaatccattaaaaatagtttcttttgctgtttcagtagagtttgtgcctgttttatttatttttgtgctttgtcgcttagattcggaccccgccgaagagccggtttacttcgagatcgtcgccgaagttccccaagggccagagcaaggcaagtgacactcatccttgaacatattgaacccattattgcaaattccccgctttattatttcaaatatgcattgttctaattaaagtacttactttatgctattttcgggtaaaccttattattatgccgttgtttatccaactttgttcattgctggaccaggggtaacttgattagagtcaggcctaggttaatgcttagccatgcttagaacaaatagctcatgggatcacatataattatgcttaattctggatagccgagataatgattcactacccggttcgggttaatgtcaactaaaatattgataatggtgggctgtgggtgcatggttttgagagtcgcacccatggcgattaaggaccggttcacgggaaaccctggaagtaaataagtgctaaccacatgccgaaatgggtaaggtgggatttgaagcatgacttcgaactatttgacgtacccaggcaagggtaggcgtgatggagtatggacgggcaatcgtggtgtaacgaaagcttctcctgcttccggatctactgaggcacaagaggggactgcccgacttggtgtaaaggagggggtgaaacctgaagtgtggtacgattaaatagggagggttgtgtaacgggtcctatcacggtctcctttccggtatgccgtggtggtatgtcggcgcacgttcaagtgtagtggagtcgtgtcttgtgggtacagtagtacacctctgatcagagtataaactattcgaatagccgtgcccacggttacgggcgaactcccagcttcactgtgattagtgaaccctaataacttgagtaaaatctggtatcacttgggactactgcaacgtggtgtaacgttgggtagtggttgggcctgtcgcaacgtggtgtaacgttggacagtgttgtggtattttacaactgtttacctatttatgcttcactgtatttaattacctttattctttaagctctgttatttatttaaattgctgctttatcgcaactaacccgagcctgtccttgttaatccctatgcatcatttgttttccccttgtccgtgttacttgttgagtacggtggtttgtactcagccttgcttaactttcccaacccagagctagaagcagagtccgatggaggtgcctctcaggagtgagctgttccgccgtcgaagtgttacctgtggactggagccgtacccgctggagctagtctacccctttgtttttctttccgctgcatttccgctagaataagtgtaattttcagttgtttctaagaacgatggttatgtaatcaacattgtctttttgtgtaccctggctggtcctggacagggatttaatacacaattaagttcagaaattcgtgtgaggaatttctgggcgtgacataaaACCTCACTGAAGAAGATGGATCGCGGCTAGGAGGTCCTGCTACCCGAGGACCCGACGCCATTGACAACCTGGCGAATGTACACCAGGCGCCGATGGGCCCACGACGTGTGCCGTGTAGCAGAGCGCGTGGCAGGCTCGTGCGACGCCGTGCAGAAGGAAACCGCCACAAGCGGCTAAATTAGGAAAGAAATATTGGTTTACTACGTTAGTTCCTTAAGTTTAGGAATAATTGGTTGAGGATAAATTAGCAAAAAGAGATTGCTTTGCTATTTTAGTTCttaagtttagaaataatTAGTTAAGGCCTTGAGCTATATATTCATGTAAGCGCACATTGGATAGATACAAACAAATATTAGTCATCTATGCTCTTTTCTATAACTAACTCTATTCTCCGTTCTATAACTAAGCGTATGGCAGAGGTGTAAAACCTCACCAGAGAAGACGGATCGTGGCTACGATCTACGTAGCTGAGGTCCTGCTACCCAAGAACCCAACGCGCTTGACACTAGTGCAGccatattaaaaagaaaaacatatcaaCAGCCTTTTAATCATCTCAATCTATTCTTTTATATGCATACTATGCATATATCCCGTGTTCCTCCCTCCACTATTTAAGCGTAGGCCTTCGTCATTAATTTTGCATGTTCATACAAGTGTACAGGCAGCATCTCATTCTTACAACTAGCCCGCTACTTCGGTTGTCCAGCGGAGAAATCATGCTCAGGCTATAGATAAAACATATGTATGCACCAACAACTATAATGGCTTCGTCAAATACAGAAGGCCAACCAAAGCTATCTCTCGAGATAGTTTGTGATGTAACAAAACCAATTGACCTGTCATACAAGACACTCTggcaaataaaaacaacattttgCAGGGCAAGTCCAGTGGGGTAACTAAACAAAACCGGCCAACATTTTACAATGCACCAGATGATCAGCATGATTTTGCTTcctttatttatagataactcATTCCTAAGTACAATTGCCTACTTGGATTCATTAATAGGTGAGGAGAAGCATATATGAATTAATACTTAAGGGCATGAAACTGTGGTctaattatcatatttttagaaagaTCAGTCTTCCGTGGTACATCCATCTACATCATGGCGATGAGATGTTATTTCACCACAAATCGAAATCAGATAGTAAGCAATCAAGTGTACAGAAGGACAACCGAGAACATTTTAGGACCCTAGCTCTCCTGCACCGAATTATTCTTGTACTAGCCTGATTCGATGTTTTACTCTTTACCTGTGTCACGCCATTGTATGAGCTCACGCTTATTCACAGAAAATTACGTTTCAGTCATTGACCTATAAAAGAATAACCATACCATCAGAAATGCAATTCGAAATGGGGAAAAAACAACTAAAGAAAAACCATTCTTACCATTATGTTTTCCATCCCTGAATTGTGCATTCTTGGATGATTTGAATGTTTCCAAGAATTCTTTACCCTTTTGCAATTCAAGCTTCTGCCTTGCCTTGTCCCACTTGTATTCCATAGCTAAAATCTCGATGATCCGAGGCAATGCTCTTCCAGCAGCATCTGTGTCAAGAAATGCAAGTCGGCATCTCCTCGCAATGAAGTCCACAGCAGATTCACAGTACTCGTGGCGAGCACAGTAAGCTACTTCAGCCTCCAAAAATGGGTATCCATGAGCAAGTCGCTTCCCCAAGCCTTCATCCTAACAATAAAGATAATGGTTgccacaaaatattatttaattgtttgtaTATTAGAATCAATGGTTTTAGGGCAGAATAATGAATCTCAAATTTCTGATGAACCAATTGATAGAGTGCCTATTGAAAAGAATAATGGTCATGCTAGATGTAAGTGTCAAAAATCATGTGTTGCTGCCACAGAAGTTACTTAAACTACTGAAGTTACTACAACAGTGGTCATGTTAGATTCATCATGGATAAAtcaaataactacacaactcaaTTCACGTGGCATAACTCACAACTACTGAATCCATATGGTGCAAAAAAACACTTCTCAATTCagagtagaaaaaaatacaaaagtaCCAAAGTTCCATAAATAGCCCAATCCATATGGTGcaaaaaaatggaaagaagTGTGTATGAAACACTAGGCTAAACATGCACATGACAGTTAGAATTCAGATAGGGAGCTGAATCACTAAGATACCATGCaaagttgtatatatgttatattctTTGATAGTTTTGCTAATAAGTTAATACCTCGGTTACATTGAGAGCTACAGAAGAGgaaagccaaacaataaaTTGTATCCATCCAGAAGAAACGAGTACCAATCAAAGCGATTATCAACATCAAACAATCTAGTGTTTCTCAGTTACAATGCCTTTTTGAATCTTCTTAACTAAATTCATTCACAATAGCATGTCACCCAAGCATAAAAAGAACCCAAAGAAATGGCATTGATTTCCACTCAAGCTAAAATCTACATGGACTAGCATTATGCTCATGTGTTCCAAACTACCAACAGGCCACAACTACTGAACTATATGCTATAAGTCTAGATGTACAATGCaatctaaaacttttatacgttATTCCATGAGACCAGTCAATGACCTATGGCTACATATTTATGGtcccaaaatattaaaattgtgcagttaaagaaaaaattaaacactTAGTTCCGGAAAAGGTTAGTAGGTACAATCAGttcatcttttaaaatattgggAGTTCAACATATGCGCATTTTGTAGTAAAATATGAATTACCATATCTAATCCAATTCAAGGATTTATGGTTGCCTTTGCTGAATTCAAGAAACAAAGAGCAAAATGTATTGAGTGCAAAGTTACAATGCTGCTCATGAACAGGAGTGTGTGGAGCCATATATGTTAATACTACCTCCAGTTTTAATATATGACACCATTGaccttttaaattatttcccTATCTGTTTTCTCTAGGAAGATATGtgcaaatagaaaaacatacaAGGAACGCTTAAAATACTTCTGACGACAGATCTAGTAGTACTCTTTCCACTTTACTTAACTACCACTATTGGTCAAAGTTTGAGGAAAAAGTCAATATTATCATATATTCAAAACCAGACAGATTACTAAACAAGTCAATCGTATGGACTAAATATCATCACAAAAGAATGCACTAGAACTGAATTTTCCCACATCGTATTTTTCTACGTCAAAAGCTTCTACACATCACTCTCTGAATTGGGTACTATGCCATATCAGACCCTCCTCACTAGCAGCATGAGGGGACATTTACACATGTCATGAATTGTGCTCTTGTATGCTGGCAACTCTTGTGACCATATACAAGGGAGCAATGCTGCAAACATTCAGTGTCCTTTACTGTCTACATTAGAAATATAACATGTATCTGCATGAGGCAAATTCAACATTGGACGTGGATGGTGATATCATGTTTGATGCTACTATGTCGgcattcaattttttgaaGGAAAAGGTATTAGGAAAGGTGAAACAGAACATAATCTTTTTCCTTATTAAAACTTACAGTTTCAAAAGTAACCCACTCTGGAGTACAAGGAGAACAAACCTGGGCGATTGCAGCCACTTGTGTAGCCAAAGTTCCATATGCGTGTGACAGATGTTTCGATACAGCACTGTCCATTGCACCTGGAATGATTTTCCCACCATATGTCCTTTTCATCCGTTTATAATTCTGCGCAAGGACAGTAAAAGAAGCAGGATCCCATCCATATCCACCCAGAATATGCAGATGATCAGTTACACAGCCATTGGCAGGCTTCAAATTCCCTGACCTTATGGCTGCATTAACAGCATCTTCAGCCATGCTAGGGAAAGGGAAAATTATTAGAATCTGATGAGAAagcataaatattttgtactACTTGTGCATAAAGGATTTTTCCATAGGCAATATGAATAATAGCAATACACAACAGATGCAATACGTGATAGTCTAACTAGAAATACGACGTAACGTATTTATGCATTCGATCATAGTCCAAGTACAATGCATTACATCATCAATTCACGATATGAGTGATAGTCCAAGATAATATTGCCAGAGTAGAAAACCAGTAAGCCAGAAGCATGTCATGCCAGTTTCATTCAatcaaataaagataaaaacacTAGGTCCCAGAACCTCTTACCTTCGATAAGTTGTCCATTTTCCACCAGTGATAGTTATTAGTCCTGGATAGTCTTCAAACACAACATGATCTCTGGAAATGCTCTCAGTACTTTTTGCTGATGGATCCACAGCCAGTGGACGTATTCCACTCCAGGCAGAAAGAACATCTGAACGCCTTACCTAATATAGAGATTGAAATTATTCCACCATtagatattttctttattttcattCTCGGTTCACAGAAAATGGTTTATTAGTCGAATCATAACGAAGTGGAAAGTTGGAGTAGAAATGATACACTAGAGAAAACAACATTAAACACTACTGAGAGTGAAACCCGCAACAGCAACCTATCAAACCAACATGGGTTGACCACAGGTAATGTTACAGAAACGAATATGAAGGATTCATTTCATAACCATAATGGAACAATTGCACAGAAAAATAACTCCACTCTAAACTTGTGGTAGCAGAACAAGGACTAGGTCTAACATGATTTGCCACCCATGTACTCAGCAATTAAAAGTCAAAAACAGGTTTAACATGAGCCTCCATTTGCACAACAATTCCAAGTCATAATGTGGTACTAAAAGTTCCATCATCACCTAAGTAGCAACCAAACAGTCACAGAAAACATGTAAAACACTAATTTTCAGGAAAAATAGCTTTACTACTAAAATTATTTGACATCATCAAATAAATTACTGTACATTGAGTATAGTGGATATAATTGAATTTGTAGGTTAGCATAGATGCAAGCTCACAAACCTGAACATTAAGATAGTCACAGATAGCATCTAATATGAACTGTATTTCATCCTCATGTGGTTCAGGAAGCATTGTTATTGCTGTACTAGAATCAGTTGTACCAGCTACCGTCCTTCCTAACCACGGAAGCATAAATACAACTCTACCATCCTTGGTTTTAGGGACAATTAGTCCCATCCCATCAGGGGAATAATAATCAGGAAGTACAATGTGTACTCCACTGCTTGGACAGATCATGGGCACTACATCATTGTTAGCCATCTTCCTCACAGAGTCACAAAACGGTCCTGCTGCGTTAACAACCACCTTTGCAAATGCGTCGAATTCTTTACCTGTTATAAATTAGCAAACATGAAATACCAACGGAAGATCAAAATCATTATTAAGAGCACATAGTTGATCATCAACCAACATAAGATAATATGTTTTGGCGTATATCTGTGCTAGCTGGCTACTCCATACTGTATACCAAACTATAGTTTTGCTTGTAGACCATAAGAGTTATAGCGGCACAATGTTCGCAAGACAAAATGCATCAATCATTAGTTTATAGAGTAAGTTATTTAGTTGACTCCAAGCACTGGTACTCAGGTTAACAGCATGCTACCAGAACTGaatgtttttctttgtttccacTGCCCAAAAGTTCCTTCTTCCTAGATTTGCTGCTGTCCTCCTCATATATCAGCCCATCAGTACAGAACTGCATCACTCAGCTTAACAAGCCAGATCTAGCAGTTTTACTTCACTACTATTTACCTCtctttcctatatttttctttttgttcaaATCTCTAACACTTCTGATATGCAAGACTTTTCATACTCAATGGCAATACTCAGCCCAACTTGGCATCTGGCTTCAGAGTGGTAGTACAGTCACTCAAGCTCAATGATCAAAGCCTCCCTCTGGAAAATAGGCTATGCAATTCATTGCCTATGCCTTCAACTGAAGCATTTACACACGATTTCACATTTCCACCACAATAGATATATTTCACTGGTCTACAGTACTTCACACTAAAAAGACAAGTGAAAGACACATGACGAAACACACGCCTCCATTCCTGCAGTTCTTTAGCTATCTATCATAAACATAAAGGTCATAACTTCTTCTCAGttcaaagaaaattatgaaattttgGTGTAGGTTGACTatatgactatatatatagtaaaagAGGACCAATTTCTGTTTGAAATGTATTagcttaattaaataaaatatacataagATCATTAAAAAGGTATGAATTAAACATCCTAAAGTGCCATCTTTGTATAAAGGAAGAGAAAGACATACTTTATTCTACCTGATAGCGTATCACGAATCCGTGCACCAATGACCCTTTCTCCAGATTCATCCTTAATTAGGGATACCACTTCAGCATAATTAAGAATGGCTGCACCAAGAACTCCCGCGGTGCATGCCAAACCCACATTCAGACGACTGTCATTCATTTGACCATCATAGTATACCACTGTCCCTCTTAGGCTACGGTCATGGCTGTTTTTTGCAAGGGTTGGGAAAAGTTCAACTGATTCATCTACAGAATAATATCGTGACAAATGTAGCAACCTTCTTCCAGCAACGATATCATAGAATTTCAGGCCAAACCAATAGTATACAACCTCAAACCAGTTAAAGCAAGGAGTCATGCATGGCAAAGCATGGCATAAGTGGGGTGCATTCTCAATAACCTGCTTGCGTTCCTTCAAAGCATGAAAAACAAGTTTCAGCTGCCCATAATCGAGATTGAATACTGCCTTCTCCAAGTAACGCACACCTGTGAAAAAAAACGTATTCAATACAACAAACAAGGATTGAAGAATAGTGGAATTTCCATTATCAAATATTAaccaccaaaaaaattgaacaaacATCTTTCTGAAACTAGAGGCATTTGTTGTGTATTAGTTATGTTTTTAAATgtttcaaacaaacaaaatttcagcTCTCAAGCTGCAAAATTTTCACAGATCTATATGCATATCTGTTTGTTACATCCACCATAATATAACTTTTGAGAAAGCATGTCTCTGAAAAATCCACATCCAACCACGGAGAGTCAAGGCAAAGAGGCTCAGTAAATGCATTACATTAGTGGGCGGGGAAACAACAGTGAACATACTTCTACTGGAAGAACAAGGAACAAGTAAGCACAGCCACATATAGGGAAGGTCTATTATGAGCTTTACATGAATAATGACTAAAGAGGTTTTAATGCTTTAATAGGGTAAAGCATTCCCCAAAAAGACTAGGTACAAGCATGTTGTAAGTGTATAGCGGCCAAATAATGACAATTTGTATAGCTTTGTGCTGACAGACAGCAACctgtagtttttatttttcttttggaagaGCATGCTTAATTAGTGCATAATATTCAATCCTCTCTTAGGAAAAAGCAGTCACCAATGGATGGAAAGAACGCAGACCATCAAGAACggatgtgtggtgaagttttgACTCTATAAATGTGCCTGATTGTTATGTTAGTAAAGTGTTTCTTACAAATGGATCGTTCCATCGTCCCAGACAACAAAGAAAGTGCTAGGTTGTTAATGCATTCAGTTTATATGATTCATACAGAAGCTAAACAGGAGAATACAAAAGATTCTATGCGTATAATTCGTATAATGATACGATAACAAACTACAAGGATCTGCTTGCAAAAGGAGCTGGATTGGGGAAACCCACGCACCGCCATGGATGAGTTTGGTGGATCGGGACGATGCCCCAGAGGAGAAGTCCTCGCGCTCCACGAGGCCGACCCGGAGCCCCCGAGTGGCGGCGTCGAGCGCGACGCCGCACCCggtggccccgccgccgacgacgagcacgTCAAGGGGCTCCGCGGCGGTGGACCCGGCCAGCGCCGCCCTctgcgcggcgcgcggcggcggggccgcgCCCGGCTgcgccacgcgccgccgcgcggcctcgagggcggcggccggggacggGTCGGAGGCGGACGCTGACACGGACggccaggcggcggcggcggcggaggacgcggcgatggcggcggccgcgcggcggaggcgccacgtggccatggcggcggcgggacgcgTGTGCCTCCCCCGCCTCTGTTCGGTCGTGGCTGGTTGGCGCTGCCGCTGGGAGTTGGGAGATCGCAACAAGGTCACACGGGCGGACGACGCGGAAAGGAATCGTGAAGGCGACCGCTCTCGGTATCTTGGAAAATCGTAAATCTTATACAACtatagattttatttatagttgaaGTAGCAGAAAATCAGGGATATTGCGACCTCAGTTTTATAATCCTGGTTATTTTGAACTTTGCTAAGATTGAACTCTTAAA
This window harbors:
- the LOC102713819 gene encoding glycerol-3-phosphate dehydrogenase SDP6, mitochondrial, giving the protein MATWRLRRAAAAIAASSAAAAAWPSVSASASDPSPAAALEAARRRVAQPGAAPPPRAAQRAALAGSTAAEPLDVLVVGGGATGCGVALDAATRGLRVGLVEREDFSSGASSRSTKLIHGGVRYLEKAVFNLDYGQLKLVFHALKERKQVIENAPHLCHALPCMTPCFNWFEVVYYWFGLKFYDIVAGRRLLHLSRYYSVDESVELFPTLAKNSHDRSLRGTVVYYDGQMNDSRLNVGLACTAGVLGAAILNYAEVVSLIKDESGERVIGARIRDTLSGKEFDAFAKVVVNAAGPFCDSVRKMANNDVVPMICPSSGVHIVLPDYYSPDGMGLIVPKTKDGRVVFMLPWLGRTVAGTTDSSTAITMLPEPHEDEIQFILDAICDYLNVQVRRSDVLSAWSGIRPLAVDPSAKSTESISRDHVVFEDYPGLITITGGKWTTYRSMAEDAVNAAIRSGNLKPANGCVTDHLHILGGYGWDPASFTVLAQNYKRMKRTYGGKIIPGAMDSAVSKHLSHAYGTLATQVAAIAQDEGLGKRLAHGYPFLEAEVAYCARHEYCESAVDFIARRCRLAFLDTDAAGRALPRIIEILAMEYKWDKARQKLELQKGKEFLETFKSSKNAQFRDGKHNGQ